In Pseudofrankia saprophytica, one genomic interval encodes:
- a CDS encoding ABC transporter ATP-binding protein: protein MTVVPPAGATTRPRPGAGAVPGAAAGGAPAPLVETRGVRARYGRVEVLHGVDLAVGAGQVLAVLGPNGAGKSTLLRVVAGLHAPSGGEVVLGGRRVTGADPVDLARRGLCLIPEGRGVFPSLTVRENLRMMTYRGGRSRADVEERAVARFPKLGQRLHQPAGTMSGGEQQMLALARAIVADPAVLLLDELSMGLAPLVVAELYASVRAIAAENVTIIVVEQFAAAVLEVADTAAVLVEGRIAAAGRPADIAGGLSGAYLGGRSARDESSPDAAPGQVRHRVARAPAVRHDAMTTIDEVRS from the coding sequence ATGACCGTCGTCCCACCGGCCGGAGCGACCACCAGGCCACGGCCGGGCGCGGGTGCCGTGCCCGGCGCCGCTGCGGGCGGCGCGCCTGCGCCGCTGGTCGAGACCCGCGGCGTGCGCGCCCGCTACGGCCGGGTCGAGGTGCTGCACGGCGTCGACCTCGCCGTCGGCGCGGGCCAGGTGCTCGCGGTCCTCGGCCCGAACGGCGCCGGCAAGTCGACCCTGCTGCGCGTCGTCGCCGGTCTGCACGCGCCGAGCGGTGGCGAGGTCGTGCTCGGCGGCCGGCGGGTGACCGGCGCCGACCCGGTCGACCTGGCCCGGCGCGGGCTGTGCCTGATCCCGGAAGGACGGGGAGTCTTCCCGAGCCTGACCGTCCGGGAGAACCTGCGGATGATGACCTACCGCGGCGGCCGGTCGCGGGCCGACGTCGAGGAACGGGCGGTCGCCCGGTTCCCGAAGCTGGGCCAACGGCTGCACCAGCCGGCGGGCACGATGAGCGGCGGCGAGCAGCAGATGCTCGCGCTCGCCAGGGCGATCGTCGCCGACCCGGCGGTGCTCCTGCTCGACGAGCTGTCGATGGGGCTCGCGCCCCTGGTGGTGGCGGAGCTGTACGCGTCCGTCCGGGCGATCGCCGCCGAGAACGTGACGATCATCGTGGTCGAGCAGTTCGCCGCCGCGGTCCTGGAGGTCGCGGACACCGCGGCCGTGCTGGTCGAGGGCCGGATCGCGGCCGCCGGCCGGCCGGCCGACATCGCCGGCGGTCTCTCCGGCGCCTACCTGGGCGGCCGGTCCGCCCGCGACGAGAGCAGTCCCGATGCCGCCCCCGGCCAGGTGCGGCACCGCGTGGCCCGGGCGCCCGCGGTCAGGCATGACGCGATGACGACGATCGACGAGGTGAGATCGTGA
- a CDS encoding ABC transporter ATP-binding protein — translation MALLEVRDVTVRYGGHVALHSVNLGVEAGRVTGLIGPNGAGKTTLFNVLTGLLPPSSGQVLLDGKEITRLAPYRRARRGLARTFQILELFGQLTVLENVQLAARLRRRSAPGGGADPRELLARVGLAALADRRADTLPTGLGRRLELARALAVRPRVLLLDEPASGQDEEETAAFADLLGELAGEGLAILLVEHDMTLVMGVCAHLYVLDFGTLMAEGDPATVRADPRVREAYLGTVPDAATAGIGAAASASGADPGGAGLTATAGPGGKEPR, via the coding sequence TTGGCGCTGCTTGAGGTCCGCGACGTGACGGTCCGCTACGGCGGCCACGTCGCGCTGCACTCCGTCAACCTCGGTGTGGAGGCCGGCCGGGTCACCGGGCTGATCGGCCCGAACGGCGCCGGCAAGACCACGCTGTTCAACGTCCTGACCGGCCTGCTCCCACCCAGCTCCGGCCAGGTGCTGCTCGACGGGAAGGAGATCACCCGGCTTGCCCCCTACCGGCGCGCCCGGCGCGGTCTCGCCAGGACCTTCCAGATCCTGGAGCTGTTCGGGCAGCTCACCGTCCTGGAGAACGTGCAGCTCGCAGCCCGGCTGCGCCGCCGCTCGGCGCCCGGCGGCGGCGCCGACCCGCGAGAGCTGCTCGCCCGAGTGGGCCTCGCCGCGCTCGCCGACCGCCGCGCGGACACGCTGCCCACCGGCCTCGGCCGGCGCCTGGAGCTCGCCCGCGCGCTGGCCGTGCGCCCGCGGGTGCTGCTGCTCGACGAGCCGGCGTCCGGCCAGGACGAGGAGGAGACGGCGGCCTTCGCGGACCTGCTCGGCGAGCTCGCCGGCGAGGGCCTGGCCATCCTGCTCGTCGAGCACGACATGACGCTGGTGATGGGCGTCTGCGCGCACCTCTACGTGCTCGACTTCGGCACCCTGATGGCCGAGGGCGACCCGGCGACGGTGCGCGCCGACCCCCGCGTCCGCGAGGCCTACCTCGGCACCGTCCCCGACGCCGCGACCGCCGGGATCGGCGCTGCCGCCAGCGCCTCCGGTGCTGACCCGGGCGGTGCGGGTCTCACCGCCACGGCCGGTCCGGGCGGGAAGGAACCGCGATGA
- a CDS encoding ABC transporter permease subunit, with translation MHEFLVFTISGLTTAGIYAISASGLTLTYVTTGVFNIAHGATGMLAAFTYWQLAVGWGLPAPLALPLCVLVAAPLFGLLLERVVMRRLAGAPESTRLVVTVAVLVVLVSLVQWLWDPSTFRRSQELFAGKGFHLGTISVPYNDVLVLGVAAAVAFALWLLLHHSRAGIAMRARVDDPGLATLNGARPSTSARLAWMAGTALAALAGILIAPKLTMSAIPLTLLIVNAYAAAVIGRLRSLPMTFVGALAVGLAADYSVGYLPKVHYGQQYLRGALPVVPVLVLLVALLVLRASRLRGRPALAVREITPTPTWGGGLWFGAAVVFGAVIAATTLSKADLYASTSMWGLAIVGVSMVPLVGYAGRISLCQLSFAGIGAAVVAHAGNGGNPAALLLAVAVAAVVGAVVSLPALRLSGIYLALLTGAFAVTLDNWIFQLPSFTVAGHRFDLFQGGTLSADRFRVGGFHTDSAKAFFITGAVLFVLAALVVVAVRRSELGQRLIAVKESPAASATLGMNVRLTTLAVFTLSAGLAGLGGGVYASAVRSTTADSFSFFTGLTLLLLVVVAGVSSIGSGLAAGLLLGTAAVSSAAGDSAARVTATLAGLAALALAANPNGLIPSVLRPAYEPVRRVPAVLVGSLGVVTGLWVLRLVHAVDGGVFLLGILVVAVAAPLLARSLADRASGVPTALSEAATAPAGPDEGLSGPLEWLGFDAPVSQADLDVLDARLALASVDEPSLGEVRVGAA, from the coding sequence GTGCACGAGTTCCTGGTCTTCACCATCAGTGGCCTGACCACCGCGGGCATCTACGCGATCAGCGCGTCCGGGCTGACGCTCACCTACGTCACCACCGGCGTGTTCAACATCGCCCACGGCGCGACCGGGATGCTCGCCGCCTTCACCTACTGGCAGCTGGCCGTCGGCTGGGGGCTGCCGGCCCCGCTCGCGCTGCCGCTCTGCGTCCTCGTCGCCGCCCCGCTGTTCGGCCTGCTGCTCGAGCGGGTGGTGATGCGCCGCCTCGCCGGCGCCCCGGAGTCGACCAGGCTGGTCGTCACCGTCGCCGTCCTCGTCGTGCTCGTCTCGCTCGTCCAGTGGCTCTGGGACCCGAGCACGTTCCGGCGCAGCCAGGAGCTGTTCGCCGGCAAGGGCTTCCACCTCGGCACCATCTCGGTGCCCTACAACGACGTGCTCGTGCTCGGCGTCGCCGCGGCGGTCGCCTTCGCCCTGTGGCTGCTGCTGCACCACAGCCGCGCCGGCATCGCGATGCGCGCCCGCGTCGACGACCCGGGGCTGGCCACCCTCAACGGCGCGCGCCCCAGCACGTCGGCGCGCCTGGCCTGGATGGCCGGCACCGCGCTCGCCGCGCTCGCCGGGATCCTGATCGCGCCGAAGCTCACCATGTCGGCGATCCCGCTGACGCTGCTGATCGTGAACGCCTACGCCGCCGCCGTCATCGGCCGGCTGCGCAGCCTGCCGATGACGTTCGTCGGGGCGCTCGCCGTCGGCCTCGCCGCCGACTACTCCGTCGGCTACCTGCCGAAGGTCCACTACGGCCAGCAGTACCTGCGCGGCGCGCTGCCGGTGGTGCCGGTGCTGGTGCTGCTCGTCGCGCTGCTGGTGCTGCGCGCCTCCCGGCTGCGCGGCCGGCCGGCGCTCGCCGTGCGCGAGATCACCCCGACACCCACCTGGGGCGGCGGGCTGTGGTTCGGCGCCGCCGTCGTCTTCGGGGCGGTCATCGCGGCGACGACCCTGTCGAAGGCCGACCTCTACGCCTCCACGTCCATGTGGGGGCTCGCGATCGTAGGCGTGTCGATGGTCCCACTCGTCGGCTACGCCGGGCGGATCTCGCTGTGCCAGCTGAGCTTCGCCGGCATCGGCGCGGCCGTCGTCGCCCATGCCGGCAACGGCGGCAACCCGGCGGCGCTGCTGCTCGCGGTCGCGGTCGCCGCCGTCGTCGGCGCCGTGGTGTCGCTGCCGGCGCTGCGGCTTTCCGGGATCTACCTGGCGCTGCTGACCGGCGCGTTCGCCGTCACCCTCGACAACTGGATCTTCCAGCTGCCGTCGTTCACCGTGGCCGGCCACCGGTTCGACCTGTTCCAGGGCGGGACGCTGTCCGCCGACCGGTTCCGCGTCGGCGGCTTCCACACCGACTCGGCGAAGGCGTTCTTCATCACCGGTGCGGTGCTGTTCGTGCTCGCCGCGCTCGTCGTCGTGGCGGTGCGGCGCAGCGAGCTCGGCCAGCGGCTCATCGCCGTCAAGGAGAGCCCGGCCGCCTCGGCGACCCTCGGGATGAACGTCCGGCTGACGACGCTCGCCGTGTTCACCCTGTCGGCCGGGCTCGCAGGGCTCGGCGGCGGCGTCTACGCCTCCGCGGTGCGCTCCACCACCGCGGACTCCTTCAGCTTCTTCACCGGGCTCACCCTGCTGCTGCTCGTCGTCGTCGCCGGCGTGAGCTCGATCGGCAGCGGCCTGGCCGCCGGGTTGCTGCTCGGCACCGCCGCGGTCAGCAGCGCCGCCGGCGACTCCGCCGCCCGGGTGACCGCCACCCTCGCCGGCCTCGCCGCGCTGGCGCTCGCGGCCAACCCGAACGGGCTGATCCCGTCGGTGCTGCGGCCGGCCTACGAGCCGGTGCGCCGGGTGCCGGCGGTACTGGTGGGCTCCCTGGGCGTCGTCACCGGGCTGTGGGTGCTGCGGCTGGTGCACGCGGTCGACGGCGGGGTGTTCCTGCTGGGGATCCTGGTGGTCGCCGTCGCGGCGCCCCTGCTCGCCCGCTCCCTCGCCGACCGCGCGTCCGGAGTGCCCACCGCCCTGTCCGAGGCGGCCACCGCCCCCGCCGGGCCGGATGAGGGCCTGTCCGGTCCGCTGGAATGGCTCGGCTTCGACGCCCCGGTCAGCCAGGCCGACCTCGACGTCCTCGACGCCCGGCTGGCCCTGGCCAGCGTCGACGAGCCCAGCCTCGGGGAGGTTCGCGTTGGCGCTGCTTGA
- a CDS encoding Zn-ribbon domain-containing OB-fold protein has protein sequence MSAGARSGPRIVTNTVEFPYRRSLGPVVGTFVAALARGQILGVRSGERVLCPPLEYDPDTGAATSGEFVAVGPAGTVRSWTWVGEPSTRHPLDRPFAFALIQLDGAGTSLVHAVDAGGEDAIRAGLRVVPRFRAEPAGRTDDLAYFVPEGVETVHAGVVDGATLAAAAGEPRAPLEPVETMEFWSSLTYKEALSAATERYARSLLAGQLLGQRCPTCGKVYVPPRDFCPIDGIPLDEGDDLALPDRGVVTNFTIVTPVKYPGQKETEPFVRVSVLLDEVDALMGLQPVVDVSNEEVRVGMRVEAVWVPMAERNSDEIGNRGWGSASGAITGWRPTGEPDLPAERYIDRVF, from the coding sequence GTGTCAGCTGGTGCCAGGTCTGGACCAAGGATTGTCACCAACACCGTCGAGTTCCCCTACCGCCGCAGCCTCGGGCCGGTGGTCGGCACCTTCGTCGCCGCGCTCGCCCGGGGCCAGATCCTCGGGGTGCGCAGCGGCGAGCGGGTGCTCTGCCCACCGCTCGAGTACGACCCGGACACCGGCGCCGCCACGTCCGGCGAGTTCGTCGCCGTCGGGCCCGCCGGCACTGTCCGCTCGTGGACGTGGGTGGGCGAGCCGAGCACGCGCCACCCGCTGGACCGGCCGTTCGCGTTCGCCCTCATCCAGCTCGACGGGGCCGGCACGAGCCTGGTGCACGCGGTCGACGCCGGCGGTGAGGACGCGATCCGCGCCGGCCTGCGGGTCGTCCCCCGCTTCCGCGCCGAGCCGGCCGGGCGCACCGACGACCTGGCCTACTTCGTCCCCGAGGGTGTCGAGACCGTCCACGCGGGCGTCGTGGACGGCGCCACGCTCGCGGCCGCCGCCGGCGAGCCGCGCGCGCCACTCGAGCCCGTGGAGACGATGGAGTTCTGGTCGTCGCTGACCTACAAGGAGGCGCTGTCGGCCGCCACCGAGCGTTACGCGCGCTCCCTGCTCGCCGGCCAGCTGCTCGGCCAGCGGTGCCCGACGTGCGGGAAGGTCTACGTCCCGCCGCGCGACTTCTGCCCGATCGACGGGATCCCCCTGGACGAGGGCGACGACCTGGCGCTGCCCGACCGCGGCGTCGTCACCAACTTCACGATCGTCACCCCGGTGAAGTACCCGGGCCAGAAGGAGACCGAGCCGTTCGTAAGGGTCTCGGTGCTGCTCGACGAGGTCGATGCCCTCATGGGCCTGCAGCCCGTCGTCGACGTCTCCAACGAGGAGGTACGGGTGGGAATGCGGGTCGAGGCGGTGTGGGTGCCGATGGCGGAACGCAACTCCGACGAGATCGGCAACCGGGGGTGGGGATCCGCGTCCGGCGCGATCACCGGGTGGCGACCGACCGGCGAGCCTGATCTGCCCGCCGAGCGCTACATCGACCGGGTCTTCTGA
- a CDS encoding acetyl-CoA acetyltransferase-like protein: protein MGTDLGSNGTREPVFGEPIAIVGYAISPMTEFAEDTEVRLCLDVVTRALAASGLGRKEIEFTCSGSADYLSGGTFTFVANLDAVGAWPPIRESHVEMDGAWALHEAWVRLLIGEERTALVFGSGKSSTGDLSRVLALQTDPYYLAPLGADPLSLAALQARALLDTGRATERDLATVAARARRAAATSPHALPAFAAAGAAGSDGGSGGDSESLDTQVDALLAADYVRSPLRAHDTPPVTDGACALVLATASVANRLAAEKGITPVWITGLEHFVEPHQPGMRDLTDSVSTRRAAQAAGLADGGPVEVAELSALYSHEEIILRDALGLPDDCEINPSGGPLAANPTMATGLVRVAEAARAIHERGVSRALAHSTSGPCLQQNLVCLLSGQPFGQEATTSQEGGAR, encoded by the coding sequence ATGGGCACCGATCTGGGCTCGAACGGAACCAGGGAACCGGTCTTCGGCGAGCCGATCGCCATCGTCGGTTACGCCATCTCGCCGATGACCGAGTTCGCCGAGGACACCGAGGTGCGGCTCTGCCTGGACGTCGTCACCCGGGCGCTCGCCGCCTCGGGTCTCGGCCGCAAGGAGATCGAGTTCACCTGCTCGGGCAGCGCCGACTACCTGTCCGGCGGCACGTTCACCTTCGTCGCCAATCTCGACGCCGTCGGCGCCTGGCCGCCGATCCGCGAGTCCCACGTCGAGATGGACGGCGCCTGGGCGCTGCACGAGGCGTGGGTGCGGCTGCTGATCGGCGAGGAGCGCACCGCGCTGGTGTTCGGCTCCGGCAAGTCGTCCACCGGCGACCTGTCCCGGGTGCTCGCCCTGCAGACCGACCCCTACTACCTCGCGCCGCTGGGAGCCGACCCGCTCTCGCTGGCCGCACTGCAGGCGCGGGCTCTGCTCGACACCGGCCGGGCGACCGAACGCGACCTCGCCACCGTCGCCGCGCGGGCGCGCCGGGCGGCCGCGACCAGCCCCCACGCCCTGCCCGCCTTCGCCGCCGCCGGCGCCGCCGGCTCGGACGGCGGGAGCGGCGGCGACAGCGAGAGCCTGGACACCCAGGTCGACGCGCTGCTCGCGGCCGACTACGTGCGCTCGCCGCTGCGCGCGCACGACACCCCGCCGGTGACCGACGGCGCGTGCGCGCTGGTGCTCGCGACCGCCTCCGTGGCCAACCGGCTCGCCGCCGAGAAGGGCATCACCCCGGTGTGGATCACCGGCCTCGAGCACTTCGTCGAGCCGCACCAGCCGGGCATGCGGGACCTCACCGACTCGGTGTCGACGAGGCGCGCGGCCCAGGCGGCCGGGCTCGCCGACGGCGGCCCGGTCGAGGTGGCGGAGCTGTCCGCGCTCTACAGCCACGAGGAGATCATCCTGCGGGACGCCCTGGGCCTCCCGGACGACTGCGAGATCAACCCGTCGGGCGGGCCGCTGGCCGCGAACCCGACGATGGCCACCGGGCTGGTGCGCGTCGCCGAGGCGGCCAGGGCGATCCACGAGCGCGGCGTGAGCCGGGCGCTCGCGCACTCCACCTCCGGCCCGTGCCTGCAGCAGAACCTCGTCTGCCTGCTGAGCGGCCAGCCCTTCGGCCAGGAGGCAACCACCAGCCAGGAAGGAGGGGCGCGGTGA
- a CDS encoding thiolase domain-containing protein: protein MSGEPCAVIGIGQTHHKSKRLDVSLAGLVREAAARALEDAGLDWPDIDAVVIGKAPDAFEGVMMPELYLADALGAAGKPILRVHTAGSVGGSTAIVASHLIHARRHRRVLAVAFEKQSEGNAQWGLAGGKSGGMGAGGIFAPWIRSYIRHSGAPEHIGWQVAVKDRLNALKNPYAHLKIADISIEKVRDSFMLWDPLHFLESCPSSDGACAIVLTDEAGGRDAAAAGRSPAWVAATAMRSEPTSFPGRDPVRPRAGVDCAHDLYRAAGITNPLADIDVAELYVPFSWYEPMWLEGHDITGPGGGWKLVESGETEIGGSFPVNPSGGVLSSNPIGASGMLRFAEAALQVRGRAGEHQVEGARTALGHAYGGGAQYFAMWIVKSSL, encoded by the coding sequence GTGAGCGGCGAGCCGTGCGCGGTCATCGGGATCGGCCAGACCCATCACAAGAGCAAGCGCCTGGACGTGTCGCTCGCGGGCCTCGTCCGGGAGGCGGCGGCCCGCGCGCTCGAGGACGCGGGCCTGGACTGGCCCGACATCGACGCCGTCGTCATCGGCAAGGCACCGGACGCGTTCGAGGGCGTCATGATGCCCGAGCTCTACCTCGCCGACGCGCTCGGCGCCGCGGGCAAGCCCATCCTGCGGGTGCACACCGCCGGCAGTGTCGGCGGCTCGACCGCGATCGTCGCCTCGCACCTGATCCACGCGCGGCGCCACCGCCGCGTGCTCGCGGTCGCCTTCGAGAAGCAGTCGGAGGGCAACGCCCAGTGGGGCCTGGCCGGCGGGAAGTCCGGCGGCATGGGAGCGGGCGGCATCTTCGCGCCGTGGATCCGCTCCTACATCCGCCACTCCGGCGCTCCCGAGCACATCGGCTGGCAGGTGGCGGTCAAGGACCGGCTCAACGCGCTGAAGAACCCGTACGCCCACCTGAAGATCGCCGACATCTCGATCGAGAAGGTCCGCGACTCCTTCATGCTCTGGGACCCGCTGCATTTCCTGGAGTCCTGCCCGAGCTCGGACGGCGCCTGCGCGATCGTGCTGACCGACGAGGCCGGCGGCCGGGACGCGGCCGCCGCGGGCCGCTCCCCCGCCTGGGTCGCCGCGACGGCGATGCGCAGCGAGCCGACGTCGTTCCCCGGCCGCGACCCGGTGCGCCCGCGGGCGGGCGTCGACTGTGCCCATGACCTGTACCGGGCGGCCGGCATCACCAACCCGCTCGCCGACATCGACGTCGCCGAGCTGTACGTGCCGTTCAGCTGGTACGAGCCGATGTGGCTGGAGGGCCACGACATCACCGGCCCGGGCGGCGGCTGGAAGCTCGTCGAGAGCGGCGAGACCGAGATCGGCGGCTCGTTCCCGGTGAACCCGTCCGGCGGCGTGCTCTCGTCCAACCCGATCGGTGCCTCCGGCATGCTGCGCTTCGCCGAGGCGGCCCTGCAGGTCCGCGGCCGGGCCGGCGAGCACCAGGTCGAGGGCGCCCGCACCGCCCTCGGCCACGCCTATGGCGGCGGTGCCCAGTACTTCGCCATGTGGATCGTGAAATCCTCGCTGTGA
- a CDS encoding cyclase family protein, whose protein sequence is MPLPDEFHALARKVNNWGRWGPEDERGTLNLLTDEAMRRGVASVRSGRRFPLAIPLSQNGPQVGFIPGRINPIRTMISLNEPLTGDPAQVCFSDDIFVMGAQAATHWDALAHASYDGRIYNGFGSASVTAAGAARCGIDKAGPVAGRGVLLDVARAKGVERLDGGYAITGDDLDAAADLAGVTVEPGDIVLVRTGQMRLLHAGDRMGYLYPVAGLSLRSVEWMRGHDVAAAATDTIVFEVYPCELPDVELPVHLLHLVEMGLTQGQNFDLEALAADCADDGAYTFLLAATPEPLTGGLGGPVAPIAIR, encoded by the coding sequence GTGCCGTTACCCGACGAGTTTCACGCGCTGGCTCGGAAGGTCAACAACTGGGGCCGGTGGGGGCCGGAGGACGAGCGGGGAACGCTGAACCTGCTCACCGACGAGGCGATGCGCCGCGGCGTCGCGTCGGTGCGGTCGGGCAGGCGCTTCCCGCTCGCGATCCCGCTGTCCCAGAACGGCCCGCAGGTGGGGTTCATCCCGGGGCGGATCAACCCGATCCGCACCATGATCTCCCTGAACGAGCCGCTGACCGGCGACCCCGCCCAGGTGTGCTTCTCCGACGACATCTTCGTGATGGGGGCGCAGGCCGCGACCCACTGGGACGCGCTCGCGCACGCCTCGTACGACGGCCGGATCTACAACGGCTTCGGGTCGGCCAGCGTCACCGCGGCGGGCGCCGCCCGCTGCGGCATCGACAAGGCCGGCCCGGTCGCCGGGCGCGGGGTGCTGCTCGACGTCGCCCGGGCCAAAGGCGTCGAACGGCTCGACGGCGGCTACGCCATCACCGGCGACGACCTGGACGCCGCCGCCGACCTCGCCGGCGTCACCGTCGAGCCGGGCGACATCGTGCTGGTCCGCACCGGCCAGATGCGGCTCCTGCACGCCGGCGACAGGATGGGCTACCTCTACCCGGTCGCCGGGCTGTCGCTGCGCTCGGTGGAGTGGATGCGCGGGCACGACGTCGCTGCCGCGGCCACCGACACGATCGTCTTCGAGGTCTACCCCTGCGAGCTTCCGGACGTCGAGCTACCCGTCCACCTGCTGCACCTGGTGGAGATGGGCCTGACCCAGGGCCAGAACTTCGACCTGGAGGCCCTCGCCGCCGACTGCGCCGACGACGGCGCCTACACCTTCCTGCTGGCGGCGACCCCGGAGCCACTCACCGGCGGCCTGGGCGGCCCGGTGGCTCCCATTGCCATCAGGTAA